The region AATCTTACAGGAGGAAAGTGAAGTTCTTTTGCACCTTTATACTAGGGAGTAGCTATTCAGTAGATTATTCTTTCACAAATAACAAGAAAGTTAAGCTGTGTATAGCTGAGTTGGTGAAGCATGATCACCTCAGCTCAAGCTATTGGCCTTTAGCCTTCTTCTGGACTAATCCTGGTAGAGGTAGAGAGGTTTCTGTTCTTATCCAGTTTatcctctttttctcttgaaacCCTGCTGGGAGGCAAGACAACCAGTACCAGTCATACTGGCAGCCAATGTAAAAGACATTCCAAAGTGCACTTTGGGTTTCCTTATAGTGATTTGTACCATGTCAgcattcttctcttcctccttgccTGCCTTTCATTCTCTCTTGGAGCTGGTTTTGAACAGTTATTCCACAGCTCCATGAAAAGGAGCAGAAATTTTGGCCAAGGAGCAAGTCCCTGGTGCTTGTGCAGAACAGGCAGGATGCCTGTTTGGAAATCAACAGTGGAATTGTTCCCACTTGTATCTGAACCTGCATTTAAGGGGACGATACACAGGACAAAGCTGATGTTAAAGGTGTTCTTGAAAAGAGCATCCTACCTTCCGCTCCGCGGAGGACCAGCCAGGTGCCTGTAGCACTGTGCTTTGGCTGTATGTTCAGGATTACACTGGAGTATTTCTGGGAAGGTGTTGGTATAGCAGGTGTCCCTCAGGgctctctgctttctgttgtCCTTTGTTTACAATGTGGGAATTAGAGTGAATGGAAAATATGGGCTGGAGCTCTCCGCAGACAGCTGGTGACGGATTCGCTGTGTTTTAGAGCAGGTAATGATAACTGCTTGTCTTTGTCCCCAAGGTACGCTCTTTCTCTGGGTATTCTGGCCAAGCTTCAATTCTGTACTGGCTGCGGACAGCAAGGGCAAAGCAATCTACAACACCTACTTTGCCCTTGCAGTGAGTGCTGTAACTGCCTTCGTGTTGTCTGTTCTGACCACAAAGGACGGAAAATTCAGGATGGTAAGACATGAGAGCAAGTCGCTGCACGGAGGAGATATTTTCTGTTACTCTCAGTAAAACACTGGAATTATAAGAGCTATTGAGGAAAAACAAGTCCAGGTTTTCAGCCTGACAGTCATCATTAGCCTCCCAAGGAGAACACTGAAGCTGTAACTTAGAAATTCTGTTCTCAGATTGTAACTCACAATAATCAGAGGCCCAAATTCACCCTAGAGATTGCGCTTGCGGGAGAATAGCAGTCTGTGATATTGGGCTGCTATAAGTGATGACTGAATTCTCACTCcatggttttgttgttttattttacagagtCACATCCGCAGTGCAGTGCTAGCTGGTGGGGTCGCTGTTGGTTATGCAGCACACAGTATCGAGTATCCTTGGATTGCAATGATTTTGGGTCTGCTTGCCAGTGTGATAACCATATTAGGATCTTACTGTTTACAGGTATTACTCAAACCTGAAATTGTTTTTGTATAAGCTGTATAAACTTCTTTCCTGCATACGATACCTCCAGGGAAACCTCTCTCTCAAAGAGATTAAGGCTAGGAAACCTGAACTCTTCAACAGAGTGCAGGATTGCAACTTGCAAGACCCAAGTTCATTTTCTAGGTCTGCGATAGACAATATACTATTATCAACTCCTGTTCCTGTGTATCAGTTAATTCTCTTCTTCTTCCCAGAGATGCTTCCATGCTACTCTCCAGATTCACGATTCCTCTGGAGTTCATTTCACTTTTGGCTTGCCTGCTGTGCTTGGAGCTGTTGCCCAGGTCATTCTCTTTGTAATAAAGAACTGGACTAATTTACCAAGGTACATAAATTTCTATTAAGTAATAAGCTTAGCTAATCATTATTGTAGCATGCTTGAGAAGAGTTCTTATCCATACAGAAAGCCTGAACGTCATCACAGATAAACCGCTTTATATCAGATAACGGGAGATAATCTCTGAAGTCCAAAAAAGTTGGTAAAAAGACTTTGAGTTGAGCAGAATTTGGATCAAAACTTTAATATTAGCTTTCAGTCTTGCTTTGTGTCTCCCTTTTTATTTGATATTAAATACAGCAGACATAGAAGATGAAGGCTGGGGATGTGCATCCTTCCAGGACTCTATTTGGCTCTTGTGATGTGTTTTGGGGAGCTTTGTATGCTAATACAGGGCGGGGGCAGAAATCAGCATTTCTCTTCAAATGAGGCTTTAACTCTGCATCAGGGGCAAGGATGCTGGTTTGGACAAAAGCCGGTCTGGACACTGAACTGGAAAATATGCTTGGGGAAATGCCCTGCAAAAGCTGAAGGGCTCAGCTGAGGATATTCTCCATGGGTTGTTTTGATCTGGCACTGGCATCTCATTTTTGCAAATCAAGCTCATGTCGTGCCATACAAGTTCTCTGATTTTCTCAATTTACACAGGAATGAATCACAGTGCGGCATAAGGGCCTTACACTTCTTTTCATATTCTTACTGAAAGAAACAACTTTGGTGAAGTTTTAGCACCACAATGATGGTTTCTAAGGGCAAAATATGCCCTCTGAGGTCTGTTTTAGGCTTCTGATAGGATCTCTTAAAACATCTAACTGCAGCTACAGAGAGATTCAAGCATAACCAAATTATTATGAGAGGCTTTGATGTAAAATGCTGTCTAGATACAGATTCATGCACGGTCTTAATGCTAAATGCAGCAACTGTAAAAGGTGAAACACTTGTTTTACTTTTCAGCCTGCATTTTTTTGTCGTGATTCACATTGGTGCCTTCTGCTTCACCATCAGTGTTGCCTTGGTAACAGGTTTTATTACAGGTCAGTAttgaaaaacatgtttcagTAATATCTTCCTCATTTCCTCAGGGCAGAGGGTATGTCATCTCATTGCACCTGCTATCGTGTCACTGCAACCCTTTGCAGAAAGAGGCCAGTTTAACTGTGTTTCTATGGGTAAATTATTTGTAGAAGGAGCCAGGGGAAGCATGAATGCCAGGGACTCTTAAAAGCCAGTCTCTTGAAGAAGAGATGTATTCAGCCTAAACAACCTAGGAGCACCATTCTTTCACTGGTGAAGTTTCATTTAACAGATACTTAGCAGCTGCCTTCAAATTTCAGGCAGGAGATGTGTGaggatgaaaacatttttacatttggGTATTGTCTTAGTGACAGAAAAACGCTATCTAGAGCTTCTCACTTTTTAGGCCAGTTGGTATAAACCTGCAGTTTCGCTAGTGTCAGTAGGTCGCTGGCATCAGCCAAGCACTCGGCCTTTGATCGCCAGTGGCTTGGGATCATCTGGGCTCATGTGGTTCTCATGTGACGTTCAGTCTGGTTTCTGGCAGCTGCAGTTTTCCTGTAGCTGTTAATTCTGCCTTGAATAAAAGAGAAATGGCAGATGAAAATTGCTGAGAGATGTACTAAAatgattttttgtgctttaattCATCTGAAGGCTTTGCATTACCTTAAGTGTAACTAAGAAGTTGAGCTCATcaagcagatttaaaaaaaaacattctaaaataataaaacattcagTGTTTGAACCAATTGTTTAAAAATCTAGATGTTTCCATCTGAAATCCCAAGCCTACCAGCGCTGATAAGCCCGATTGCTTTAAATACACAGGCATTTTTCAGGCAAGAAGTCAGtaattttttatgtatttttagaatCTGGCAGGCTGCTTAATGGGGTTTTACCtagaataattaatttttaataacacaAGCCTTGATCCTGGCAAGCTTCCCTTGTTTGTAAGGTGAACCTGAGTCAAGGGGCTCTGCTGAAGCATTTAGTTCTGAATTCGTGTTTTGATCTGTTGCATTTGGATGCGTGCTGCTAAGAAACCCTCAGTCACACAcactcttccccttcccctgatgtatatatttattttggatATATGTCTTTTTACAAATAGGTTTAATCTTAAACCTCAAACTTTTTAAGACCACCCCCGTCTCAAAGTACTTTGAAGACCAGTTTTATTGGGAGGTAAGTTTCGATGTAAAATTAACTGTGTGGGTGTATCTATCGCACCTTGATGAAGAATACTAggtatttgaattaaaaaaaagaagggggataATTCCATTTCACAGCATGTGTTGGGTGCTCTGTTTGAAATGGATGAACTGTTCCCACAGTTGATTCAGagcctgaatattttaaatgcgTGCAGCTTTCAGCTGGGATTGTCACAGCCGTTGGTGGGCGCAGGGCTGAACCTGAAATCATCTTCTTTGTGTTAACACATAATCTTAGGTGCCCAGACATCctctggggctggcagccctgGCCCCCGTGCTTCATACACAGTCCCTTGGGAGACTTGAGCAACACCTAATCCTCTAAAAGAGGGATTTTTAGAAGCCAGTGAGTGGAATGGAAGGTGCTTTTTATGAAAACAGGCCGAGCCTGCCGGCCTGCGTGGCTGCAGAGTTGTTCAGTCTGATGCACAAACACAGGCTGTGGGCACCTTTAGGTGCTGAGTGTGATGCTGTAtctgaattacagaaaaaagcaatgaaTGAAAATAAGCTTCTAATACAGTTTTCCATTGCCTTTTCCATACAATGATTTGATGCAGAAAATGTTCTGATACAAGAATGTTTGTCTTCACAGTTTCCCCATCTGGGTGTTGGATTTTGAATGGAGGAACCCAGGTGAGAGATTTGACCGAGATGAGCTTTTCCTATTTGTCACAAGAGAAACGGAATAGCTATGATGGGTTGGAAACGCACCGAAGTGTCAATTCTCAGGCTCAAAAAAAGCCATCCCGGTGGGCACACCAAAAATGAGCAATGAAGTGTTCTAGTTATTCTTGGAAAAATACAGGGAGGAAATTTACAGATGCAAACTTACAATGCATTtggcttttctgctttgttgctCTTACCTTAAATACTTTTTGTAGGATATGTACAAAATGTTGGCTGCATTCGCTGCTGTAATTGCTTATGAATCAAAATGCTTGAATACTTTAAACTAGTTTTAGCTCCTGAGTTTAAAAgccaaaatatgtattttaaagtataatttttCAAGGTGTACTCACTCATCTAGCGAAGCATTAAAGTACTTGTTTTTAAgctaaattaattctgtttaaaGCCTTGTTAAGCAAGGATCTGATGAGTGAGCTGGATCAGGGCCAGAACCCTGCATCCTGCCAGACTGAACTCTTTTGAGTTATCTGCTTAAAGAAAAACCTGTAATTACTTGGCTCAGGCTAGCTCTTTGGCAGTTCAAATGGCAAGAAGTTAAATTGTTCTACTTGCGGATGGTGCCCCTGAGATCGATGGCATTTATTCACAGTTAAGATTTGGCAGAAAACCTCAGAACAGCCTGTCTGTGTGGTGACAGTCTGCACCAGCTTGGGAAACGTGGGCACCACCACAGGGTCGTGGTGCCCAAAAGGCTCTGGCTGCCCTGAGGGTGTGGGCAACTGGAGAGGCTGGGGAATAGTCCTTGGTGCTGCTTGGTACCCGTGCTAAGCCCCAGCTTCTGAAGTGTCTTACATTGAGCTGATTTACTCCGAGACAAGCAGGGAGCTTCGGTGCACGGGCTGCGACCTGATCGGCAGAGGATTCTGTGCAAGTGAGCccttgtttttaaatggattGTGACCCtcagtatttcttctttgtttcaaaatagtTGACTTCGAAAAACCCTTTCAAAAATGCTTGCCTAATAAAAAAGTCAAAGTTtcattgtttttgtttattcagcacacttgcttaaaaatgaagtaatgaGGAAAAACGGAACCTTGAAGACAAAGCACGAGTTTCTTTGATGCTTGCTGCAGCAATGCATACTGACCTCAACTCATGTGTTAGGGATTAAGCGGAGAAGATCGCTACAGTTAACAAAGTGTGAGACAGGTTTCaagcaatgaaaaattatttgcagaggaaaggccagttttatttatttctaggtCACAAAAGAGCCAGCGACCTGCTGAGTTCAGCAGCTGCCCACAGCTTCCGTCAGCTGGCAGTGGCACTCAGCTGGATTTTATTCCCACGTCTTTTATCTTTGATTTCTTAAGCAACCAGCCCTGGTGAAGGTTTAGGAAGGGGCAGAGACAGGAAGAGCTACCTCACCACTCACGTGAGTACGCTACAGGATCAAAATTCTCCTTGGCAGTGGCTGTCCCTGGTCTGGAAAGTGctcttcctttgttttacaGCGGCTAGAAAATAGTTCGCAGCAAGCTTTGTGATGAGGTACTTCCATCTAGAGCCACTACGCAATTTGTGCTTGTGCCTCTACAATGTCACAGCAACAGGAAGTTGTTGCCAGCGACGTCCTCGTTATCGTCGTAGgataaattaaatattcagggaggggggaaaaaaagagatccCAAAGCAGCACAGTTCTATATTATTCAAGAAAAGCCACACACCAGTaagttttgaaattaaagaaatggTTATATTGTCCAGGTAtaggaaatatttaataaatatatgttaaaaagttgttttaaagcatttttagtAAGTCTTGGATTGTAAATAATATCATAGAAACAGCCGGTTAAATACATCCGTTTTTCACTATACTATTTACTTGTAACAAATGTCGTATCATAAAAGTGACTTCCGTTGTTACTTGTAGCAATTTTATATTTGTCAAAAACATTACAACACTTAAATCAACATAGAAGagtaaaaaaatgtaacagaacagaaacagaagttttaGTGCTATGATTtaagttttgcttgttttatatTTAGACACAACTGAAGGTCACCCTTTACAAAATGGTTTACAAAATTTCAGGAGTGTGCAGTTAAAAAACCAGCACGGCCAATGCGCTTCCACGGGCGCGCTCATTGCCACAGATCTTCCGTGCGACCAAATTTGAAGACCAGCCCTCTGTTTGAAACAGAATAAAGGGACGTGAGTAAATAACGGAGCACATAAAATACCTAGTACTTTAAACACAGGATTTCAGGGAGCAAGCTGTAGTATTTGTAAATCCCATTCCTGGTCCTGCAATGAAACCTACGCAGGCAGATCCCAAAGATCTCCTGCCTTTACCAGCGGTTTATTCACCCATGTCTAGTTACaaacagaatacagaaaaaagagaTTACAGCAAGTTTCAGTTTTAATCATTATAAACAAATTAGATAAGAAATGAACGAAGGAAGACAGTCTTACCCAAAAAAGATGAATGCATTCTGGAAAAACACAGCTATTCCTGGGTATACTACTGGTTTttctaacaaaagaaaaagattccaTAAATTTTTTGGAAGTCATTTTCAAGAATATCCCAGCTCTGACATTTCAGAAGCACGAGGTTGTGTTGTCATAGCAAAGATAACCAGCTCATTTAAATATGAACCCTTGGAGCCTTTGCACTGCGAAGCAGCGGAAGGAGCCGAGTTAGAGAGAGGGTCCGTTACAACGTCGGATTCCCGACTAGGTACAGGGGCGAAGTTACAAACTCCTAGCGCTGCTGCTACTATATAACGAATCTGCCCAAGTCAGATTGTTCTCACGTGGAATTAAGACAGCGCTAGGCAGCCCACAGAGCCCTTTAATTCTCTAACAAGATGGTCCCCTCCCATCTCTGTCGCTCAGTTGTGTGACACAGAAGACAAACGTAAGCCTTACCCCATTGGAAAGTTAATTCAATGGCTGTTGtgtgtcccccaccccaaatcAATAGCTTTGCAAGCAGAAGCAGCCTCTCCTGTTCTCTGACCGAAAATGTGCCCCTAAATGCAATGCTCAAGGTGACTGTAATTATCGCATGGGATCGCACATCCTGTTTGGAATGCATGCGTGTGTaagtatatatacatgtatctTCATACATAGTGGCAATATACAGCATGGGGGTGCAACCTGGCAGCACTGCTATGCCACTAACGCACCCAGGTTTCCCTGAAAGTCCCGTGAATTGAGCGAGGGCAATGCTGGCCAGGGtgtaaattaaacaaaaccacTGATGTGTCTTGGTCAGCCTGAAACTC is a window of Phalacrocorax aristotelis chromosome 20, bGulAri2.1, whole genome shotgun sequence DNA encoding:
- the LOC142066925 gene encoding RH-like protein isoform X2, with amino-acid sequence MSSNYRNFQNSVPLLIIILEAAFIILFYFFDIDNDDSPLSGISYPAFQDVSHMMIFGFGFYLTFLKRYGFSSTGFNLLIIVIGVQCSMLIEGVLVSFLPNKIEDRLKRRTAVVSTTAVVISAAAVLGKINPVQLIVMTVVEVMVFWMNTWINTKFLQNPDNISMMHVHLFGAYFGLAVSSRFSEPSPRSEKNGSTPKSDLLSMLGTLFLWVFWPSFNSVLAADSKGKAIYNTYFALAVSAVTAFVLSVLTTKDGKFRMSHIRSAVLAGGVAVGYAAHSIEYPWIAMILGLLASVITILGSYCLQRCFHATLQIHDSSGVHFTFGLPAVLGAVAQVILFVIKNWTNLPSLHFFVVIHIGAFCFTISVALVTGFITGLILNLKLFKTTPVSKYFEDQFYWEFPHLGVGF
- the LOC142066925 gene encoding RH-like protein isoform X3; the protein is MMIFGFGFYLTFLKRYGFSSTGFNLLIIVIGVQCSMLIEGVLVSFLPNKIEDRLKRRTAVVSTTAVVISAAAVLGKINPVQLIVMTVVEVMVFWMNTWINTKFLQNPDNISMMHVHLFGAYFGLAVSSRFSEPSPRSEKNGSTPKSDLLSMLGTLFLWVFWPSFNSVLAADSKGKAIYNTYFALAVSAVTAFVLSVLTTKDGKFRMSHIRSAVLAGGVAVGYAAHSIEYPWIAMILGLLASVITILGSYCLQRCFHATLQIHDSSGVHFTFGLPAVLGAVAQVILFVIKNWTNLPSLHFFVVIHIGAFCFTISVALVTGFITGLILNLKLFKTTPVSKYFEDQFYWEFPHLGVGF